One genomic window of Gossypium hirsutum isolate 1008001.06 chromosome D11, Gossypium_hirsutum_v2.1, whole genome shotgun sequence includes the following:
- the LOC107904418 gene encoding protein trichome birefringence-like 41: protein MGHWVDSIVLGSSYYFMVLAVFWCNNQVGNAAATRGCDLFKGSWVYDPSYPLYSDWACPFIQREFSCQRNGRLDMLYSQYRWQPLQCSLTRFDALKFLENFRGKSIMFVGDSLSLNQWQSLACMLYSALPNANFNISRVAAISIFQFQDYEVKVMLDRSLYLVDVVREDIGRVLRLDSIEGGQLWKGIDMLIFNTWHWWYRHGLGQPWDFIEVGGVIMKDMDRMLAFETALKTWAAWVEANIDPSKSLVFFQGISPSHYNSSLWNDPKAKGCLGQEQPLLGSSYPGGVPQALGVLKRVLSTVRKKVKLLDITVLSLLRKDGHPSVYGFGGSTGLDCSHWCLAGVPDTWNEILFNLIF from the exons ATGGGACATTGGGTTGATTCCATTGTCCTTGGTTCTTCGTATTATTTCATGGTTTTGGCTGTTTTTTGGTGCAATAATCAGGTAGGAAATGCGGCTGCTACCAGGGGGTGTGATTTGTTCAAGGGCAGTTGGGTTTATGATCCATCTTACCCTCTTTACTCAGACTGGGCTTGTCCTTTCATCCAAAGAGAGTTCAGTTGTCAGAGAAATGGACGCCTGGATATGCTTTACTCTCAATACCGATGGCAGCCTCTTCAGTGCTCCCTCACAAG ATTTGATGCATTGAAGTTCCTAGAAAATTTCAGAGGGAAGAGCATAATGTTTGTGGGAGACTCTCTAAGTCTAAATCAATGGCAATCCTTGGCATGCATGCTTTATTCTGCACTTCCTAATGCCAATTTCAACATTTCTCGAGTTGCAGCTATCTCCATTTTCCAGTTCCAG GATTATGAAGTGAAGGTGATGCTTGATCGAAGTTTGTATTTAGTAGATGTTGTGAGGGAAGACATTGGGAGGGTTTTGAGACTTGACTCAATTGAAGGAGGCCAGTTATGGAAAGGGATTGACATGCTTATCTTCAATACTTGGCATTGGTGGTACCGTCACGGACTGGGTCAACC aTGGGATTTTATTGAAGTAGGAGGCGTAATTATGAAAGACATGGACCGTATGCTTGCTTTTGAAACAGCACTCAAAACATGGGCTGCATGGGTGGAAGCCAACATCGATCCTTCAAAATCTCTCGTCTTCTTCCAGGGAATTTCTCCATCACATTACAA CTCATCTTTATGGAATGACCCAAAGGCAAAAGGGTGTTTAGGGCAAGAGCAGCCATTGTTAGGGTCAAGCTATCCAGGAGGTGTTCCACAAGCTTTAGGTGTACTGAAGAGAGTGTTGAGCACAGTGAGAAAGAAGGTTAAATTGCTTGATATAACGGTGTTGTCGTTGCTACGCAAAGATGGGCATCCCTCGGTGTATGGATTTGGAGGGTCAACAGGATTGGATTGTAGCCATTGGTGTTTAGCTGGTGTTCCAGATACTTGGAACGAAATTCTTTTCAATCTTATTTTTTGA